A region of Lycium barbarum isolate Lr01 chromosome 3, ASM1917538v2, whole genome shotgun sequence DNA encodes the following proteins:
- the LOC132630934 gene encoding uncharacterized protein LOC132630934, with the protein MEDKFTPNLLTALSVAFSETVRQRYLELKKYQEILQNQSQTQSEVDQCQAYYEAVGGVKKRRIYGLGSQAHLYYGPNLRPSSASDATSSVPRLNAQPAATGTLDELVTRLIPALTDSIIPALTDHLLPIIVERVHGLNPSVSSQKDTPNDHPPSMAPIVSAPATANIDQVHASVSDDDHGSPVSHYLVLWFGLYGC; encoded by the exons ATGGAAGATAAATTCACTCCAAACCTTTTAACTGCATTATCAGTAGCCTTCAGTGAGACAGTGAGACAGAGATATCTTGAATT GAAAAAATATCAAGAAATACTACAAAATCAGTCACAAACTCAATCTGAAGTTGATCAATGTCAAGCCTATTACGAAGCCGTAGGAGGGgtaaagaaaagaagaatatatggtcttggatctcaAGCACACTTATATTATGGGCCGAATCTTCGTCCTTCTTCTGCATCTGATGCTACATCCTCAGTACCACGTCTGAATGCTCAACCAGCAGCGACGGGAACTTTGGATGAGTTAGTGACGCGATTAATTCCTGCACTGACTGATAGCATAATTCCTGCACTGACTGATCACTTGCTTCCTATTATTGTTGAGCGGGTACATGGATTGAATCCTTCAGTCTCTTCTCAGAAGGACACTCCTAATGACCATCCACCATCTATGGCACCTATAGTTTCAGCTCCAGCTACTGCCAACATTGATCAAGTTCATGCATCGGTTTCTGATGATGATCATGGCTCTCCAGTCTCTCATTACTTAGTTTTGTGGTTTGGACTTTATGGTTGTTAG